In the Brockia lithotrophica genome, GCGACTTCGTGGTGGGTCAGAGCGCGAAAGGGATTGTCCGGAAGTGCGTGGGGCGGAAGGTACGGCGGGTTGCACGTGAGGTAATCATAGCGCCCCGCACCGAGCACCCGAAAAACTTCCCGCACATCCCCTGTATAGACGTGGAGCCTTCCCTCGAGCCCGTTGAGCTTTGCGCTCCGGCGCGCCATGTCCGCGAGCTCGGGGGAAATCTCCACGGCGTCGATCTCGCCCCCCATGCGGGCGAGGAGAAACAGGGCAACGGCGCCGTTGCCCGAACACAAGTCGACGACGCGCGTCCCGGGTTCGGGACGGGCAAAGGCTGCAAGGAGGACGGCGTCCACGGCGTAGGCGTACCGCTTGGGGTGCTGGATGATCCGTAGGTTTGTCTGCCCCAAGCGGTCGACGCGCTCACCGGGCAAAAGGGGGACCTCTACCCCGGTCACGGTGCATCCCCCTCGCGCGCAGAGTGCCGTTCCCCTACCTCCCGCGACCCCCGGCGCGCCGCGCGGGCGCTCCTTTCCTGGGCACTCCGGTCGAGGAGCGAGAGGCAAAACAGGCAATCCCCCTCCCGCGGTCTGCCGAA is a window encoding:
- a CDS encoding tRNA (adenine37-N(6))-methyltransferase TrmN6, translated to MTGVEVPLLPGERVDRLGQTNLRIIQHPKRYAYAVDAVLLAAFARPEPGTRVVDLCSGNGAVALFLLARMGGEIDAVEISPELADMARRSAKLNGLEGRLHVYTGDVREVFRVLGAGRYDYLTCNPPYLPPHALPDNPFRALTHHEVALSFDAAAQAAARLLKERGRAAFVHRAERLTTVLAALRAARLEPKRLRLVHARAESPAELFLVEAKKGAGEGLTVLPPLVLLDDRGRTHPEMRRIYERLEMER